In one window of Agromyces badenianii DNA:
- a CDS encoding VOC family protein, producing the protein MTDASRPPVLQLRVVIEAEDYDRAVAFYRDALGMPELMAYAEGGDDRVSILDAGRATIEIANPTHKRVIDELEAGGRPSQRIRLAFEVTDGAGTTRRLAEAGAAIVAEPIETPWRSLNSRLDAPAGLQITVFEELEGSDERALRDGFGTESDRD; encoded by the coding sequence ATGACGGATGCCTCGCGCCCACCGGTCCTGCAGCTGCGAGTCGTCATCGAGGCCGAGGACTACGACCGGGCCGTGGCGTTCTATCGCGACGCGCTCGGCATGCCCGAGCTCATGGCGTACGCCGAGGGCGGCGACGACCGCGTCTCGATCCTCGACGCCGGCAGAGCGACGATCGAGATCGCGAATCCGACGCACAAGCGGGTGATCGACGAACTCGAGGCCGGCGGGCGGCCGAGTCAGCGCATCCGCCTCGCATTCGAGGTGACGGACGGCGCCGGCACCACGAGGCGACTCGCCGAGGCAGGAGCGGCGATCGTCGCCGAGCCGATCGAGACGCCGTGGCGCTCGCTCAACTCCCGGCTGGACGCGCCCGCCGGACTGCAGATCACCGTCTTCGAGGAGCTCGAGGGCTCAGACGAGCGTGCGCTTCGCGACGGGTTCGGCACAGAGTCCGATCGCGAC